The Hippoglossus hippoglossus isolate fHipHip1 chromosome 21, fHipHip1.pri, whole genome shotgun sequence genomic sequence TCAGTAACCAACCAGATCAATTAAGACCGTTACTAAGAATAAAGATATGACAGTTGAATTTACTGAACATTatcaaaatacaataaacattgaagtggttttaatgtttttaattccaGTTTTGGTCAGTAAGAAAGATACTGACTTCAGGGTCTGTAAGTATCGACTATTAATAACTGCATGTACTCTATGTGAGTCTTTGAAAACCAACAACCACAGGGTTTCCTATGAGTGAAGAAATTTGACAGCTTTTGGCATAAACAAgtaaatttaatgtaaaatgaaaataacaacactgtttcaaatatatttaaaaagattgTGTTTAGCATGTCGTCCCATGTGGTGAGTGTACAATGACCATTGGATCATCATTAGTTAGCTGTAGCCAGCCCTGTTCCCTGAGGCcttgttgtttttcactgacAGACACCAGGGTCGCCACAGTAATGAAACCCACAACATGAGCCTCATCCGCATTGGGCCTCTGAAGGTAAAGAAAATATACAAGTCAGTATGGAGAATTTTAATTTggatatattttattattgtgattacAGAAATACACAAGCACACGTGTTCGCTTAGGTCATTTTGGGGGAAATTACAAAGACATACATAGCATTTTTAGACTTATCCTATTCACAACAAAAATAACCTAATCAAATTGTGGAGTTTGACCGTTGAACTGtagaaaattataaaaaaaactagacACATTAGCGTCGGCTCATTGTAAGTTACCACAGTTTGCTAGCCGGCGATGTCTTCATCCTGCAAACACATCTTGCCTGGAAATGTTTAAATTCTATAAGAATGATGAGATGGAGACAGATGTGATACTTTAATGCCGTTGACTTAAACATAGCAAAataacacatactgtatgtgtgtgtgtaacatgtttTGTTGGGTTCATcgacctattttttttttattatcagacATAAATATTCAGTCAACAGTTCCTCAAGCATGTCCTCAAAGAATTGAACAGGTTCCACCACTGATCTGTCTTCAGGCAACACAAGAGCACAGGCTTGTTTCAATATGTAATGTTGGGCCTCCTTCAATAATGTTTGTTAATTAATGTATTGATGTTCATCAATACATTGTACTAATGTCTGTTAGCTCTTATTGATGCACTATTATTGCACCCATTTAGTTTCACATACAGAAGCCTGAGGCCAGAAAAACATGTCCCTTAGTCACCAAAAGCAGTTTCTACAAAAAGAACATGactcttttatttctgtagGTTTGATGAATGTTCAATATAACTTTGTAAATACTGTACTACTTTGTCATGTAATCAAATtacaaatgtagaaatattCGCTGACATGCAGGATAGGAGCAGACTTTAAACAcctcatcctccacctctcACATCTTATTTGTATGTTAAAGCTTTGACACATACactaacacaaattaaaaaaaacaatgactatAATgataaattcaaatgtattatttgttgATGAGttgtcacaaacacaaatcaaccaTAGTCAAATACCTACTGCATATCAAACCTTCAGTCTCAGTTTAAGTCTTTGACCTGCCATCATGCACAAAGATATGAATCTCTTTCTAACTTTAGTCAGGATCAGCCCATAGATAATAGGGTTGAGTAGAGGGGGGATCATGAGAAACTGTATGGCCATAAAGTTCTTTAGACTCTGCGGCACAGACGATGATCCATACCTCGAGTACATGGTGTCAAAAAGTAAAGCAGCAGTGACATtaagcaaacacaacaaatgtggCACACATGTCTGCGTAAACTTCCTTACGCTCTCTTTGGATTTTAAAGCCGACCTCACCACTTGCACATATGAATTTAAGATGAAGAGGACGTGCCCTATATAGACAGAAATCACAATCAGTCCGACAATATCGTTCGACGATGTTGAACTGCAAGCAAGTTTGACAATAGCCCAATTCTCACAGTAGAGTTTTTGTATGTGAGAGCCACACAGTCTCAGTGTGGATGACATAGCTACAATCATTATGTCACAGGAGAGAGGAATGagccaggacacacacactaacaaagcAGTCCTCCGCACAGACATGTAGTAGTGATACTTCAGTGGCAGACATATGGCCACATATCGGTCATAGGCCATCAGAGCTAAAATAGAGAAATCATTTTTTGCAAAGGAGTATATCACAAAGATCTGCAGAAGGCATCCCGCATACGATATCACCTGAATATCAGACAGAAGATCAAAGGCaaactttggataaaagcatgtCGTCCCATAGATCCCATTGATgcacaaagaacacaaacaaatatacatgGGTTCATGTAGATTTCGATCCAGTGCTATGATTAGAATGAGAGACACATTTACCATCAGAATAGCACAATAAGACAataaagtgagagagaaaagtgttGCCCTGTAGTTGACTGTTGCATTGAAGCCAGACAGTGAAAATACAACGATACCAGCAGGATTGATCATATCGTCAGTATTCTGTATGTTCAGTCGCCTTGGTGTTGCACACGAATTTATATTTCGTAGGGGACAGCCCCTATTCACATGTCGGCGTATGATAGAGAGTTAGAGTCCTGACGTCACATCGAGCTGAGGAAACTTAGTGTCTTAATGAGCATTTCTTTCATCCTGCTTTCTAAAGAAAGCCTTTTTGTCAAGCTTATTTCCCATTTTTCACACAAATTGACAGCTGcagttttacagtttgtgaTTTTAAGAGAGtatatcaaaatacaaaaaacatgaGTGGTTATTAAAACGCACCAGTGTGTCAGGGCTGGGACTGATGTTCTCATAATTTGGTTTCTTCCATGTCCATTATATTCATTACCCCTCTCTTCCAAGTGATATTTTTAGCCTTTTAATTGGCAccttaaaatgaagaaaaaatctGAGCACATGAAGACAAGCGACCGCTGAGGCTGATGAGTATGTCATTCAGTTTAATGATTTAACTGACGCATCACAGCAGGAAGGTCATCAGTTCAAATCTCAGCTTGGTCAGGTCTGCAAGGGTTTCCCCcgggtactccggcttcctcagtccaaacacatgcagagtgGGGTGACACTACAGGTTGATTGGATCTGTTGGTGTGAATGAGAGTTTAAGtggttgtttgtccctgtgtcgataaggaaaacacattcacagttGTTGCATTGATCATTGTTAAACTATATAAACTGTGGGCATGTACCAGGGAGGGTAAATTGGCAACGCAGAGTCTAGTTGGTCAATTGCTCTCCCTGGATAtaaaggcagcaggagagcagagaCTGACACGGACAGGACACGCCACTGGAGCCAAGGTTATATACTGGCCAATTTATGTTTGCTCCTGtgtcaatcaataaaatatgcaaaaaagTAAGTGGTTCGTGTCTGGCTGTTGTTGCAAGACCCTTGCCACAGTGGCGGCCAACGTGGGGCCCAACATAGCCGGCAAATGTTCAGACTCACAGCAGCTCCAGTCAGTGGCTGCTCTGGCCCAAATGGTTGAGGAATCATGGCTATGCAAAGGGAgcaagaggaggggaggagacgCCAGGTAGAGGCGTAGCAGCGGACTCAGCTGCTGGAACATCACATGGCCAGGTCAGGGTCTGTGTCACATCTGCCACGATACGACGCTGGCGGGAGAAGCCCAGGCATTGCTTGGGGGGACTGAGGTGACGTCGACAGAGTGGGCTTCCAGCCCCTGTTTCTGGTCCCTTGTCGATGGTGATGTCAACACAAACCCCTGTTCCTGTCCCTGTTCCCGCGTTGGCGATGAGGCAGATGCCCATGCCTTTTCCTTGTCTGCTGTCGGTGGCGGTGCCCACCTGCCCGGCTCCCTGAGAGACTTGGCGTGCGGCTGCACCAACCTGCTCAGCCCTGCCTGTAGGCCAGCTTCCTCTCCCAGCCTCATGTGGAGGGGGGCGGGTAGGTCAGGCCGCATGGCTGCCTGTTTTGAGTTCGATGATGGGGGGTATGTGGgtgtggaggtggctcagagagcaTCTCCAGCTGTACCAGGGAAGGTAAATTGGCAGAGATGAGTCTAGGAGGCCAATTACTCTTCCTGGATATAAAGGCAGCAGGagaccttcttcttcttttattctaCCACTGAAACGATGATCGTTACTCTAGTGAGGCGATGATTAATATTGTTCTTGTGCATCCACGGCAGCATGTAACTAGGCCCATTTGCACTTTTGGAATTGTGAAAAAACAAGCACATGACTGCACTAGACTTGGCATCTTTCCATTCATTTTGTCTCAGTGAGATAATAGGTAGGACtgtgaaaggagggagaaagtCATTGGCGTCGTAACGTCCAAAAACATTATAAGCATATAAGCATCATAGTCAGACACCTTTAGGGCCCTTGGTGAAATTGAAATAATATTGAAGCCAGTCAGACGTTGAATTTGAGATATCGACATAatattgctgttgtgtttctgcataGCAGCTTTAAACGCCTAAAACTGGGTGCAGGTACAACTGGACCTTTTATGAGCAGCTTGACATGGTAGAAAGTGCATTTCCTCCATAAAATGTGCCAAATAAATAGAGTTTATTATATTACAAAGTGCAGATAGTCACCAGAAAATGCCAAAATCCACTGTTGTATGCTGAGCTGGTGCCAGAAGGTGACACTGACAACTTTTACTCTTAGTTCACCAGACAGTAAACTAACATAGTTAAGTCACGGTCCCATGAACTGACAGAATATACAATAAAGATAAGATTGGAATTGGTGAAATTCCTCTATAATGGACTATTTTAATTTCTCAGATAAGATCAGCACTGTCATAAGAGTTTAGCTGGCAATTAAAAAATAGTAGCTTTGTCTTAAGTTCAGAGAGCATTTTGAGGaactttgggggccccaggcaaaaggaTCCTGGGGGGCCCTATATCAAACCAAACTTCTAaaagcttttggcagaaagtGAGTGGACTGTTGCCTCATTGGTCTTTGACCTTGTTGTTGCAGCTTCCTGTACATAGATCATAGGATTGAAGGTGTTTCTCACTAAATTAATGTTGCTGTAGATCAACCGTTTCTCGGGCGCCTGAGGCAAATGCCTGCGCTGTCGACCCTGTTGCAATGTTCAGGTTACTGATACTAATCAGTACTATTTACTGCATATAAAAGggcaaatatttagtttttggcCTGTCATTTCTAAATACCAGATATCCAAACACGGAAAACAAATGTACTCTGTTTGTCTGGGACTTTGTTTCCAGTCTCTAACACCAGTGACCATCTCTCAGTGTAAAGGGTGTTTGTGCACAGTTGCATCTGCATGGAGACCACTTGTCTCCGGCCATAACAGGCCATAAATTGATGTCAAGGGGATAAAAAGGTCCAGTGGACTAATGACCCCGAGGCCTAATCATCATGTTTACTCTGTACTTGCATCAAGATTGATGAGAGTTACATCAGCTGGTATTTCATCAATAACAGAGTAGTCTCATGTGTGTGGACGGAGCACATCAGGCCCTCTCAGGGGAAATGTGAAGGTTGATGCCCCTTAGTGTCTCCAGCCATTGTTTAcccaaaaaaaacttttaatgaaagtgtttgtgtgccaCTTAGACACTGGACGGGTCAAAGACAGATGTCGCACAGTGTAACCTGAATGCATCATGCTATTGTTTACAATGTAATAATGGGAAAGTTTATGTCATGTTTTTCAGACTATGTCTCAAATTCCTTCATGCATaaatccaaacaaacagccattATGATTAGTCACAATGCTTTGTatgtttttacatctttgaACAGCACAGGATGATAAAGTAACAatgtcttaaagggatagttcacccaataattaaaattcacttcttatctactcatcactatgccgattggggggggggggggtgtttgagtccacaaaacacaaaaaaaaattgaagtaaatggcgaccacttcttcaga encodes the following:
- the LOC117754882 gene encoding olfactory receptor 10J5-like; this encodes MINPAGIVVFSLSGFNATVNYRATLFSLTLLSYCAILMVNVSLILIIALDRNLHEPMYICLCSLCINGIYGTTCFYPKFAFDLLSDIQVISYAGCLLQIFVIYSFAKNDFSILALMAYDRYVAICLPLKYHYYMSVRRTALLVCVSWLIPLSCDIMIVAMSSTLRLCGSHIQKLYCENWAIVKLACSSTSSNDIVGLIVISVYIGHVLFILNSYVQVVRSALKSKESVRKFTQTCVPHLLCLLNVTAALLFDTMYSRYGSSSVPQSLKNFMAIQFLMIPPLLNPIIYGLILTKVRKRFISLCMMAGQRLKLRLKV